A region from the Algoriphagus machipongonensis genome encodes:
- a CDS encoding ABC transporter permease — protein MIKNYFKIALRGFAKHKLTFFINLFGLSLGLWAAILIGLWVNSELSTNKDIPQVERIYQMIEHQTYGSDIFTFPSTPGVLAESMKETLAEVELAATYTWIEKLLFVQKDKRIKLEGIFAMPDLLKIYDYGVIQGDLNHMLTENNHVVLTESGAISLFGRTDVVGEDVEIKGGTETENFIVQGVVKDFPSNSTMKFDFVLPYALYFAENEWLAEWGNNGPRTVIRLREGVDGAAFSAGMENYIKERNEESNVRLFAYPLADLYLHGQWKDGQPVEGRIKNVKLFAMIGLFVLIIACINFMNLSTAKSQKRAKEVGVRKVAGANKQSLVYQFLSESLLITFFAAVIAILLVEATLPIFNDLTGKEMSVSYGSLLFWGQLFGIIIFTGFIAGSYPAFYLSATKVVSVFRSVTKAGKGVVMARKGLVLFQFILATILIVSTLVVYQQISFAMNQDLGYSKDQLIQIPLEGKLMESFDVFKSELEKNENIESVSRSSFGFMGRSSNTGGVSWEGKDPENAALFEIIRVDYDFLKTAGLELAQGREFDRLSGSDSTAGAILNQTAYDLMQKDHEGLEFFRIWDGERAITGVVKDFHFESFRQNVAPAIIMLDPENTWQGYVKVNTDNIQETIAYLEKTATNLNPEFPFEYSFMDENYARLYREDVRLRDLAQYFSILTILISCLGLLGLSAHIAEQKTKEIGIRKVLGASTFSILQVINKEFIFIVSISIFIGSGVAFWLMQDWLDGYQYKIKFEWWFIPLAALTIMGVALITVTFQSLKAAHSNPVKAIKSE, from the coding sequence ATGATCAAAAATTATTTTAAAATCGCCTTAAGAGGTTTTGCCAAGCATAAACTCACCTTTTTTATCAACTTGTTCGGGCTTTCTTTGGGACTTTGGGCAGCCATTTTAATTGGCCTTTGGGTCAATTCAGAACTTTCTACCAACAAGGACATTCCGCAGGTGGAACGTATTTACCAAATGATAGAGCATCAAACCTATGGGAGCGATATTTTCACTTTCCCTTCCACTCCAGGGGTTTTGGCGGAAAGTATGAAAGAAACCTTGGCTGAGGTCGAACTTGCTGCTACTTATACTTGGATAGAAAAATTGCTTTTTGTGCAAAAGGACAAGCGCATCAAATTGGAAGGGATCTTTGCGATGCCGGATTTACTGAAAATCTATGACTATGGCGTCATTCAAGGGGATCTGAATCATATGTTGACGGAAAATAATCATGTGGTTTTGACCGAAAGCGGGGCGATTTCACTTTTTGGTAGAACAGACGTGGTGGGAGAGGATGTGGAAATCAAAGGTGGAACGGAAACAGAAAACTTTATTGTTCAGGGTGTGGTGAAGGATTTTCCTAGCAATTCCACGATGAAGTTTGATTTTGTCCTGCCCTATGCCTTGTATTTTGCTGAAAATGAATGGTTGGCTGAATGGGGGAATAATGGTCCGAGAACGGTCATCCGACTTCGGGAAGGAGTGGATGGAGCAGCTTTTTCAGCCGGCATGGAGAATTATATCAAAGAGCGGAATGAGGAATCCAACGTTCGGCTTTTTGCTTATCCTTTGGCGGATTTGTATCTACATGGGCAGTGGAAAGATGGTCAGCCTGTAGAGGGGAGAATCAAAAATGTGAAGCTTTTTGCGATGATCGGATTGTTCGTTTTGATTATTGCCTGCATCAATTTTATGAATCTCAGCACGGCTAAATCCCAAAAGAGAGCCAAAGAAGTGGGAGTAAGGAAAGTGGCTGGAGCAAACAAGCAGTCCTTAGTATATCAATTTCTGAGTGAATCCTTATTAATTACCTTTTTTGCAGCAGTCATAGCTATACTTTTGGTAGAAGCCACGTTACCTATTTTCAATGATTTAACGGGTAAAGAGATGAGTGTTTCCTATGGTTCTCTTCTGTTTTGGGGGCAACTCTTTGGGATCATTATTTTTACAGGGTTTATCGCAGGAAGTTACCCAGCTTTTTACCTTTCGGCCACCAAAGTGGTTTCTGTTTTCCGTTCGGTTACCAAAGCTGGAAAAGGAGTGGTAATGGCCAGAAAGGGTTTGGTGTTATTCCAGTTTATTCTCGCAACCATTTTGATCGTTTCCACTTTGGTAGTATATCAGCAGATCAGTTTTGCGATGAACCAGGATTTGGGCTATTCCAAAGATCAATTGATTCAGATTCCTTTGGAAGGGAAACTGATGGAAAGCTTTGATGTGTTCAAATCCGAATTGGAGAAAAACGAAAATATTGAGTCTGTGAGTAGATCTTCCTTTGGCTTTATGGGCAGAAGTTCCAATACAGGAGGGGTTTCCTGGGAAGGTAAAGACCCAGAGAATGCGGCACTTTTTGAGATCATCCGGGTGGATTATGATTTCTTGAAAACGGCAGGTTTGGAATTGGCACAGGGAAGGGAATTTGATCGGTTAAGTGGTTCGGACTCCACAGCTGGAGCAATTTTGAATCAGACTGCTTACGACTTGATGCAAAAAGATCATGAAGGTTTGGAATTTTTCAGGATATGGGATGGTGAGAGGGCGATTACAGGAGTAGTGAAGGATTTCCACTTCGAAAGCTTCCGTCAAAATGTAGCTCCTGCTATTATCATGCTTGATCCCGAAAATACTTGGCAGGGATATGTTAAAGTGAATACCGATAACATTCAGGAAACGATTGCCTATTTGGAAAAGACCGCAACGAATCTGAATCCGGAGTTTCCTTTTGAGTATAGCTTTATGGATGAAAACTATGCTCGCTTATATAGAGAAGATGTGAGGCTGCGGGACCTGGCGCAGTATTTCAGTATTCTTACCATTTTAATTTCTTGTCTTGGCTTATTGGGATTGTCTGCTCACATCGCTGAACAAAAGACCAAAGAAATAGGGATTCGAAAAGTATTGGGAGCTTCCACATTTTCTATTCTTCAGGTCATCAATAAGGAGTTTATCTTTATCGTTTCCATTTCCATTTTTATCGGTTCTGGAGTTGCTTTTTGGCTGATGCAAGATTGGCTGGATGGCTACCAGTACAAGATCAAATTTGAATGGTGGTTTATTCCTCTTGCGGCACTTACGATCATGGGCGTGGCGCTCATTACGGTAACTTTCCAGTCTTTGAAAGCTGCTCATTCTAATCCGGTGAAAGCGATTAAGAGCGAGTAG
- a CDS encoding exo-beta-N-acetylmuramidase NamZ family protein: MKSISLLALSILLCFCNTKLPANQAEETTNEIKTGAEQMDLYLPLLKGKRVAVLANQTSIIGETHLVDSLQNLGVNIVKVFGPEHGFRGNASAGAKVADDVDEQTGIPIISLYGRKNKPSKEDLEDVDILIYDLQDVGVRFYTNINALARLMEACEENGKTLIILDRPNPNGYLIDGPVLDMKYKSGIGMFPLPMAHGLTVGEFAMMANGEGWLTNQVKADIQVIPVANYAHDMPYVLPVAPSPNLNTPQSVLLYPSLCMFEGTYINLGRGTYFPFTVLGSPAYKGIYEFSFTPTGIKGMAETPLFMDEICYGIDLREFDTDKLRESGQINFEWIRELYKASPEKEKFFDSKLSNQMNNIEIQIGRGDFRQQIIDDVPIETIRAGWEPELSAYKEMRLKYLLYP, encoded by the coding sequence ATGAAATCCATTTCACTTTTAGCTCTTTCTATCCTGCTTTGTTTTTGTAATACCAAACTTCCTGCAAACCAAGCCGAGGAAACTACAAATGAAATAAAAACGGGTGCGGAGCAAATGGATTTATACCTGCCTTTATTAAAAGGAAAACGAGTTGCTGTTTTAGCCAATCAAACCTCGATTATTGGTGAAACACATTTAGTGGATAGCCTACAAAATTTAGGAGTCAATATTGTAAAAGTCTTTGGCCCGGAACATGGCTTTCGCGGCAATGCCAGTGCTGGAGCGAAAGTGGCTGATGATGTAGATGAACAAACCGGGATTCCGATCATTTCGCTTTACGGCAGGAAGAATAAACCAAGCAAGGAGGATTTGGAAGATGTTGATATTTTGATCTATGATCTTCAGGATGTAGGAGTGAGATTTTATACCAATATCAATGCTTTGGCTCGTTTGATGGAAGCATGTGAGGAAAATGGAAAGACCTTAATCATTTTGGATAGGCCAAATCCTAATGGGTATTTGATTGATGGGCCTGTGTTGGACATGAAATATAAATCAGGTATCGGAATGTTTCCTCTCCCTATGGCGCATGGACTGACTGTGGGTGAGTTTGCCATGATGGCAAATGGAGAGGGTTGGTTGACCAATCAAGTAAAAGCTGATATCCAAGTCATTCCCGTGGCGAATTATGCACATGACATGCCTTATGTTTTACCGGTTGCGCCCTCGCCAAATCTAAATACTCCTCAGTCAGTCTTGCTCTATCCAAGTTTATGCATGTTCGAGGGTACATATATCAATTTGGGGCGAGGGACCTATTTTCCATTTACTGTGTTGGGTAGCCCTGCCTATAAGGGGATTTACGAATTCAGCTTTACCCCAACAGGCATCAAGGGAATGGCCGAAACGCCACTTTTTATGGATGAAATCTGTTATGGAATTGACTTACGAGAGTTTGATACCGACAAATTAAGAGAAAGCGGTCAAATCAATTTTGAGTGGATCCGTGAACTCTATAAAGCCAGTCCAGAAAAAGAGAAATTTTTTGACTCCAAGCTCAGCAATCAGATGAATAATATAGAAATACAGATTGGGCGAGGGGATTTTAGGCAGCAAATTATAGATGATGTGCCTATAGAAACCATCCGAGCGGGTTGGGAACCTGAGCTTTCAGCATATAAGGAAATGAGACTGAAGTATTTACTTTATCCTTAA